From Varibaculum massiliense, a single genomic window includes:
- a CDS encoding AAA family ATPase: protein MILKQAEAADFSTRFAQIAENVDQAILGKGHQVRLVLAAFLAGGHVLLEDAPGTGKTALARALAASVAASHSRIQFTPDMLPTDITGVTVYDQKTKQWDFHAGPIFANIVLADEINRASPKTQSALLEVMEERQVSVDGVVHPVDSPFLVIATQNPVEQAGTYKLPEAQLDRFLIKVSLGYPDQETTVKILSGASQPDLSKDLTAVVKAEEINALGEMGLRNYVDEQITRYVQQLAEATREDDAVNLGVSTRAAIGMMRMAKVWAASQGRHYVLPDDIKTLAVPVWSHRIIMDADALFEGATAQSVVERALNEVPPPVDSQA from the coding sequence ATGATCCTTAAACAGGCAGAAGCCGCCGATTTTTCCACCCGTTTCGCGCAAATCGCCGAAAACGTTGATCAGGCGATACTCGGTAAAGGACACCAGGTACGCCTGGTACTCGCGGCCTTCTTGGCAGGTGGACACGTACTTTTAGAGGACGCACCCGGAACTGGGAAAACTGCCCTGGCACGCGCCCTCGCCGCCTCCGTAGCTGCCTCGCACAGCCGGATTCAGTTCACGCCCGATATGTTACCCACCGACATTACCGGGGTGACCGTTTATGACCAAAAAACCAAGCAGTGGGATTTCCATGCCGGCCCGATTTTCGCCAATATCGTGCTCGCGGACGAAATCAACCGCGCCAGTCCCAAAACCCAGTCGGCACTGCTAGAAGTAATGGAAGAACGCCAGGTCAGCGTGGATGGGGTGGTACATCCGGTAGATTCGCCATTCCTGGTGATTGCCACTCAAAACCCGGTGGAGCAGGCAGGCACCTATAAACTTCCCGAAGCGCAGCTAGACCGCTTCTTGATTAAAGTTTCCCTGGGGTATCCCGATCAGGAAACTACAGTGAAGATCTTGTCGGGAGCTTCCCAACCTGACCTATCGAAAGATTTAACCGCGGTGGTAAAAGCGGAAGAAATTAATGCCTTAGGAGAAATGGGGCTGCGCAACTATGTAGATGAGCAAATCACCCGATACGTGCAGCAACTAGCGGAAGCCACCCGCGAAGATGATGCCGTTAACCTGGGGGTTTCTACTCGGGCGGCTATCGGGATGATGCGGATGGCGAAAGTGTGGGCGGCTTCTCAAGGACGCCACTACGTATTGCCAGATGATATAAAGACCCTGGCAGTGCCAGTTTGGTCGCATAGGATCATTATGGATGCCGATGCCCTCTTTGAGGGAGCGACCGCGCAAAGCGTAGTCGAGAGGGCGCTCAATGAGGTACCTCCGCCAGTGGATTCGCAGGCCTAA
- a CDS encoding DUF58 domain-containing protein, translated as MKVPETTTTALKSALKSGNKAWKRARSTTYLGALRKIPLTGLGWLVLVGGLASLAAWLLWDWAEAGAVMFASLLALVAAVAQTWGGGDLSVRVRVEQDRLRKGQDLIGRATAKNNGRRAVRALKIELSLGREQADIALPTLRSDKSFSRDFQLQTRRREKIIVGPPRTVRQDILGLIRRVRSWPDFQEVYVYPNFTPALGTLSGYSRDMEGATSQVITSSDAAFHALRPYESGDDRRHIHWKMSAHTGQLMMRQYLETRRSHHLIVLDLKRENYGEADFELAVEAAASLAVSSLSSGQPLTLYAGKTVVKAATSRAVLDFLTEVQPQEDAQEYRHLVRWALAHEAQASVCSLICGPGVSMRRLQQICLLPPADMATTGVRADAGATLTRRGSSSRRLLNIGDLTQLPRALNGVSQA; from the coding sequence ATGAAAGTTCCCGAAACCACCACCACCGCGCTAAAGAGCGCGCTGAAAAGCGGAAATAAAGCCTGGAAACGGGCGCGCAGCACCACTTATCTGGGCGCGCTACGCAAAATTCCGCTCACCGGCTTAGGATGGCTAGTCCTGGTAGGAGGACTCGCCAGCCTGGCTGCCTGGCTGCTGTGGGATTGGGCAGAGGCCGGCGCAGTGATGTTTGCCTCCCTATTAGCCCTGGTAGCTGCGGTAGCGCAAACTTGGGGCGGGGGAGACCTCTCGGTGCGGGTGCGGGTAGAACAAGACCGGTTGCGAAAAGGACAAGATCTGATCGGACGGGCAACCGCCAAGAATAATGGACGCCGGGCGGTGCGCGCCCTCAAAATAGAGTTGTCCTTGGGGAGGGAGCAAGCCGATATTGCCCTGCCAACTTTGCGTTCCGATAAGAGTTTTAGCCGGGATTTCCAGCTGCAAACTAGGCGGAGAGAAAAGATTATAGTGGGGCCGCCCCGTACCGTGCGGCAAGATATTTTGGGGCTGATTCGCCGGGTGCGTTCTTGGCCGGATTTCCAAGAGGTCTACGTGTATCCCAACTTCACCCCGGCTCTGGGAACTTTAAGCGGTTATTCTCGGGATATGGAGGGGGCAACCTCGCAGGTAATAACCAGTTCTGATGCTGCTTTTCATGCCTTGCGCCCCTACGAAAGTGGGGATGACCGCCGCCATATTCACTGGAAAATGTCAGCGCATACTGGCCAGTTAATGATGCGGCAATACCTAGAGACTCGCCGCTCCCACCATTTGATTGTGCTGGATCTGAAACGCGAAAATTATGGGGAAGCTGATTTTGAACTCGCGGTAGAGGCGGCGGCCTCTCTAGCGGTTTCCTCCCTGTCCAGTGGGCAGCCCCTGACCCTGTATGCGGGCAAAACCGTGGTGAAAGCCGCCACTTCCCGAGCGGTATTGGACTTTCTTACCGAAGTGCAGCCCCAGGAGGATGCCCAAGAGTATCGGCATCTGGTGCGCTGGGCGCTTGCCCATGAGGCGCAGGCCTCGGTTTGTTCCCTGATCTGCGGACCGGGAGTATCTATGCGCCGCCTGCAACAAATCTGTTTGCTGCCTCCCGCTGATATGGCTACCACCGGCGTGCGGGCAGATGCCGGCGCTACTTTGACTCGGCGAGGCTCTTCTTCGCGGCGACTACTAAACATCGGGGATCTCACGCAGCTCCCCCGAGCGCTAAATGGGGTGAGCCAGGCATGA
- a CDS encoding transglutaminase-like domain-containing protein has translation MKRSDLICLSSLFLFIVPCWLFALPFLGFTGAVAAIGGTVLGVLIALVVRRWHLGIISTVTLMLGVFLAFGPTLAATDPLGRKFYPSLSGLQVLVTSTVTCWRDALTASLPLTPLGGLAVLSLITCLVTALLAGLAAASRRPWVALVPATISLVVAIAWGAQVVPAARWAGAGYFLVALLWCALVTGSATKARTRRVNLAGGRQKSSFTRPLAMVAVTVVICLASASLAAITERGNREVLRTHVLPPVELEDFISPLASFRHLSRDWKDKTIAEVKNYPAGSRVRFAAMNAYDGTVFKIDPQLNVQFVQVDSVLDKQVSADSTAHIKLVNYDQPWVPLLGDAYSLKVASQPKPVIYYSTSLRSAFATAPANLSYQVGFAKDRIPNDSRISGLEFDPIPQGKDEAVPTEITELNNQLTARATTPLQKVRNVESYLSGQGFFSDGSDGLSRPGHRAARMSQFFQGKELIGDDEQYAVAMALMVRAFGAPARVVLGAYPADKKAGGNLKLKGDNVHAWVEVKFKDVGWVPFDPTPPRERVPRTDQPQPKSVPKPQVLQPPPPPATPPVLPHVEKQAHADNPSTGIQILAALAVAAKYGSWLLLLLSPILLVLLAKWYRARRRRKAKEPGKRLRGAWEEIVDRFRDRGVRLPAGATRQEAAWIIDTYLGGIKQGEAESGARELAGIADYLDYSPGLDSEIDSDWAWELVKQLTDTWKAAAGKAKALVAAIRPSSLYSRFIRSGFAQKFTAVPGLDKILTPRKEISLPSLSLGLTQQEYRQLRTPLAPVRGETAPVTAVAGGAFSEATRLGKVGLPQVGIDFSDGTRLVNPTVSPLPPPPPPNPRNNPGGNQDALDYTRRASSPANIDETRLRKGDDDGTDTP, from the coding sequence ATGAAAAGATCCGATTTAATCTGCTTAAGCTCCCTGTTTTTATTCATCGTTCCCTGCTGGTTATTTGCCCTGCCTTTCCTGGGTTTCACCGGGGCAGTAGCGGCCATCGGAGGCACCGTCCTGGGGGTGCTGATTGCTCTAGTGGTTCGCCGCTGGCACCTGGGAATAATCTCCACTGTGACCCTGATGCTGGGGGTATTTTTAGCCTTCGGCCCCACCTTGGCTGCTACTGACCCGCTGGGACGCAAGTTTTACCCCTCATTATCTGGTCTGCAAGTGTTGGTGACCTCCACGGTGACCTGTTGGCGCGACGCCCTAACCGCGTCTCTCCCCCTAACCCCCTTAGGGGGACTAGCGGTACTGTCACTAATTACTTGCCTCGTAACCGCCCTACTAGCGGGATTAGCGGCGGCTTCGCGTCGCCCCTGGGTGGCGCTGGTACCTGCCACCATTAGCCTGGTGGTAGCGATTGCTTGGGGAGCCCAAGTGGTTCCGGCGGCGCGTTGGGCAGGAGCCGGATATTTCCTGGTAGCCCTACTTTGGTGCGCCCTGGTTACCGGTTCTGCTACCAAGGCACGTACCCGCCGGGTTAACCTAGCGGGAGGCAGGCAGAAAAGCAGCTTTACCCGCCCCTTAGCGATGGTGGCGGTCACCGTGGTTATCTGCCTGGCCTCCGCATCTTTGGCGGCGATAACTGAACGCGGCAACCGGGAAGTGCTCCGCACCCACGTACTACCGCCAGTAGAACTAGAAGACTTTATTTCCCCGCTAGCCTCCTTTAGGCATCTTTCTCGCGACTGGAAAGATAAAACCATCGCCGAGGTCAAGAACTATCCGGCGGGCAGTAGGGTGCGTTTTGCCGCTATGAACGCTTATGACGGCACAGTTTTTAAAATCGACCCCCAGCTGAACGTGCAATTTGTGCAGGTTGATTCGGTATTAGATAAACAGGTTTCAGCTGATAGTACCGCGCACATAAAACTGGTGAACTATGACCAACCCTGGGTGCCTCTCTTGGGCGATGCCTATTCCCTAAAAGTAGCTTCCCAACCAAAACCAGTTATTTACTATTCGACCTCGCTGCGCTCAGCCTTCGCTACTGCCCCCGCTAACCTCTCCTACCAGGTAGGGTTCGCCAAAGACCGGATTCCCAACGACTCGCGGATTTCGGGACTGGAGTTTGACCCCATCCCCCAAGGCAAAGACGAGGCGGTTCCCACCGAAATTACCGAACTAAATAATCAGTTAACCGCCCGGGCAACTACTCCTTTGCAAAAAGTACGCAATGTGGAGTCCTATTTATCAGGGCAAGGTTTCTTCTCTGACGGCTCAGATGGACTTTCGCGTCCCGGACACCGCGCGGCTCGGATGAGCCAATTCTTCCAAGGGAAAGAGCTAATCGGTGACGATGAACAATACGCGGTAGCTATGGCACTGATGGTCAGGGCGTTTGGGGCGCCTGCGCGAGTAGTGTTGGGTGCCTACCCGGCCGATAAGAAAGCTGGCGGGAACCTGAAACTAAAGGGCGATAACGTTCATGCCTGGGTGGAAGTGAAATTTAAGGACGTAGGTTGGGTGCCTTTTGATCCCACGCCTCCGCGGGAGCGAGTACCTCGCACCGATCAACCGCAACCTAAATCTGTGCCTAAACCGCAGGTGTTACAGCCGCCCCCACCACCGGCCACTCCGCCGGTTTTACCGCACGTGGAAAAGCAGGCGCACGCCGACAATCCTTCGACCGGAATACAGATTCTGGCGGCGCTAGCGGTGGCCGCAAAATATGGTTCCTGGTTATTGCTGCTACTTTCGCCGATTCTGCTAGTGCTGCTGGCTAAGTGGTATCGCGCGCGCAGAAGGCGGAAAGCTAAAGAGCCTGGAAAACGCTTGCGCGGAGCCTGGGAAGAAATAGTAGATCGCTTCCGTGACCGCGGGGTACGGCTCCCGGCAGGAGCCACCCGGCAAGAAGCCGCCTGGATAATCGACACTTACCTGGGAGGAATAAAACAGGGGGAGGCAGAATCGGGGGCAAGAGAGCTAGCCGGAATCGCAGATTACCTGGATTATAGTCCCGGTCTCGATAGCGAGATCGATTCCGACTGGGCGTGGGAGCTAGTTAAGCAGTTAACTGACACCTGGAAAGCGGCAGCGGGGAAAGCTAAAGCCCTGGTAGCCGCGATTCGCCCCTCATCGCTTTATAGCCGCTTTATCCGCAGTGGTTTCGCCCAAAAATTCACCGCGGTCCCCGGGCTGGATAAGATCCTTACCCCGCGCAAAGAGATTTCGCTACCTAGCTTGTCCTTGGGGCTTACCCAGCAGGAATACCGACAGTTACGCACGCCCTTAGCTCCGGTGCGCGGGGAAACCGCTCCGGTTACGGCAGTAGCGGGCGGGGCGTTCTCGGAAGCTACTCGCCTAGGGAAAGTGGGATTACCGCAGGTAGGTATAGATTTTAGTGACGGCACCCGTCTAGTGAACCCTACCGTTTCTCCGCTGCCACCTCCTCCTCCGCCTAATCCGCGGAACAATCCCGGAGGAAATCAGGACGCACTAGATTACACTCGCCGGGCGTCTTCACCAGCCAATATAGACGAGACTCGCCTACGGAAAGGGGACGATGATGGTACAGACACCCCCTAA